The following coding sequences are from one Vulpes vulpes isolate BD-2025 chromosome 12, VulVul3, whole genome shotgun sequence window:
- the LOC140594830 gene encoding uncharacterized protein — protein MAATTPLWVLKAQNKLQERTAHAQQPVGLWLGWDASGAVRCKSGIFASGGRGHRPKKIRALRKRAWVLQILRKAKYPHSPRRGCLSAAREGRRRRGGGGGAAGGLGLGGDRGRGGAGRPAELRPRPRPRPRPRRRRRRRPRRRPRRRPRGRAGERPSGRGAGRGAGRGAAPGARAAAAGAGAGAGAGAGAGAGAGAGAGAGAEGRGAQAAGTSLPAAPARAGWLAPAHTGRHTPHVSAARTHLHFPNEPLDGCQRRGPAREGGVGRGDAARGAASAGPGGRGRRAACAATPSCPGATPPTPPTPPTPRPGGRAMTRAPGHSGPRGERMLYPDH, from the exons ATGGCTGCCACAACTCCTCTTTGGGTTCTCAAG GCCCAGAATAAACTGCAAGAAAGGACAGCACATGCTCAGCAGCCCGTCGGGCTTTGGCTTGGGTGGGATGCTTCGGGGGCTGTTCGTTGCAAAAGTGGGATCTTCGCGTCCGGAGGGAGGGGACACCGACCGAAGAAAATCAGGGCGCTCCGAAAGCGTGCTTGGGTCCTGCAAATTCTTCGCAAGGCAAAGTACCCGCACTCTCCCCGCCGAGGCTGCCTGTCGGCGGCGCGCGAGGGGAGGAGgcggagaggaggaggaggaggagccgcgGGAGGGCTCGGGCTGGGAGGGGACCGCGGGCGGGGGGGCGCCGGGAGGCCCGCGGAGCTGCGGCCGAgaccgcgcccgcgcccgcgaccgagacggagacggagacggagaccGAGACGGAGACCGAGACGGAGACCGCGGGGGAGGGCCGGCGAGCGGCCGTCCGGGCGAGGCGCTGGGCGAGGCGCTGGGCGAGGCGCTGCCCCGGGCGCTCGGGCGGCcgccgcgggcgcgggcgcgggcgcgggcgcgggcgcaggTGCGGGCGCgggcgcaggtgcaggtgcaggagcGGGCGCCGAGGGGCGGGGAGCGCAGGCGGCCGGCACCTCCCTCCCGGCGGCTCCCGCGCGGGCTGGCTGGCTCGCGCCCGCACACACAGGCAGGCACACACCCCACGTCTCGGCCGCACGCACTCACCTGCATTTCCCTAACGAGCCACTTGATGGCTGCCAGCGGCGCGGGCCGGCGCGGGAGGGGGGGGTCGGGCGGGGGGACGCGGCGCGGGGTGCTGCGAGCGCCGGCCCGGGTGGGCGCGGGAGGAGGGCGGCCTGCGCGGCGACCCCGAGCTGCCCGGGCGCGACCCCGCCGACCCCGCCGACCCCGCCGACCCCGAGACCCGGAGGCCGTGCCATGACCCGGGCCCCGGGACACAGCGGTCCGCGCGGGGAGAGGATGCTCTATCCCGACCACTAG